In Mycolicibacterium alvei, a single window of DNA contains:
- a CDS encoding TetR/AcrR family transcriptional regulator yields MARDRLLDAAETCLQGKGLSGTTMEDIARHAGVSRATVYRYFASRESVVSGVIVRAAERYLHRTSGRILAHTDLGSAILDFVAVTVRAARREPIIGMLFASDDELAGVGLAEGTSVALFELVAEFLRPVFAAHWHQLEAGVSVDDAAEWILRIILSLLAVRGPRHRSPEGIDAFLRRFLLPALLADTHSCIAATTAE; encoded by the coding sequence ATGGCGCGCGATCGCCTACTCGACGCCGCCGAAACGTGCCTGCAAGGCAAGGGGCTGTCGGGCACCACGATGGAGGATATCGCCAGGCATGCGGGCGTATCGCGCGCCACGGTCTATCGCTACTTCGCTAGTCGCGAATCCGTCGTATCCGGTGTCATCGTCCGCGCAGCGGAACGCTACCTGCACCGCACCAGCGGACGGATCTTGGCGCACACCGACTTGGGCTCTGCCATATTGGACTTCGTTGCAGTCACGGTGCGCGCGGCACGCCGCGAACCGATAATCGGCATGCTCTTCGCCAGCGACGATGAACTCGCCGGCGTGGGACTGGCCGAGGGAACGTCGGTGGCGCTGTTCGAACTCGTCGCCGAGTTTCTGCGACCCGTGTTCGCCGCACACTGGCATCAACTCGAAGCCGGCGTTTCGGTCGATGACGCCGCCGAATGGATTTTGCGCATCATCCTCAGCTTGCTCGCGGTTCGCGGCCCCCGGCACCGCAGCCCCGAAGGAATCGATGCTTTCTTGCGCCGATTCCTGCTTCCCGCGCTACTGGCCGACACTCACAGTTGCATTGCTGCGACAACTGCGGAGTAG
- a CDS encoding PaaI family thioesterase gives MDFPQFNKQIAEELQHAGGTSGGLAKYLDFRHIEFSAGRLVVEMDARADLLTPFGTLHGGCLSAMVDHCLGVVFYPVIPPGSWVATTEFKLNLLRPVSSGVCVAVADIIALGKRSGVARIDITNTGRPVCAAQGTVTVVAQSAS, from the coding sequence ATGGACTTCCCCCAGTTCAACAAGCAAATAGCCGAGGAGCTCCAGCACGCGGGGGGAACCTCGGGAGGGCTCGCCAAGTACTTGGACTTCCGCCACATCGAGTTCTCCGCCGGGAGACTGGTAGTGGAAATGGACGCCCGAGCCGATTTGTTGACTCCTTTCGGCACTCTGCATGGCGGATGCCTGTCAGCGATGGTCGACCACTGCTTGGGCGTGGTGTTCTATCCGGTGATCCCACCTGGGTCATGGGTGGCCACAACCGAATTCAAACTGAACCTCCTACGTCCGGTGTCCAGTGGAGTCTGCGTTGCGGTCGCCGACATCATCGCGCTGGGGAAGCGTAGCGGCGTCGCCAGGATCGACATCACCAATACGGGACGCCCGGTATGCGCCGCACAGGGAACAGTGACCGTCGTCGCCCAGAGCGCCTCGTGA
- a CDS encoding alpha/beta fold hydrolase, translated as MTSTFERVRNEDGTALAADVYRHESARAVVILLHGGGQNRHAWATTARRLHARGYTVVAYDARGHGDSEWDPDGRYDLDRLASDLLSIRRYASDGRPPAVVGASLGGMTVLGTHLVAPADLWGAVVLVDITPRMEFHGARRVVSFMGAHPDGFDTLDAAADVIAQYNRHRARPKNLDGLRKVLQQRDDGRWIWRWDPAFIASNFEFLQGDPATGAKEFGAISDLLIEGARRVRAPTLLIRGVHSDVTSQQSVEEFLEVVPHAEAVDVSGTGHMVAGDDNDAFTSAVADFLDRTLNDSSD; from the coding sequence ATGACCTCAACGTTCGAGCGCGTCCGCAACGAAGACGGAACCGCCCTTGCAGCCGATGTCTACCGACACGAATCCGCCCGCGCGGTCGTCATACTGCTGCACGGCGGTGGACAGAACCGCCATGCCTGGGCGACTACCGCGCGCCGCTTACACGCGCGCGGGTATACCGTCGTCGCTTACGACGCCCGCGGTCACGGCGACAGCGAGTGGGACCCCGATGGTCGATACGATCTCGACCGACTTGCATCCGACCTGCTGTCGATTCGCCGATATGCCAGCGATGGCCGCCCGCCAGCTGTCGTTGGCGCATCCTTGGGCGGCATGACGGTGTTGGGAACGCATTTGGTGGCGCCTGCCGATCTGTGGGGAGCCGTCGTACTGGTCGACATAACTCCGCGAATGGAGTTTCACGGAGCACGCCGCGTCGTGTCTTTCATGGGCGCCCATCCCGACGGATTCGATACGCTCGACGCGGCCGCGGACGTCATTGCCCAGTACAACCGGCATCGCGCTCGGCCCAAGAACTTGGACGGTCTCCGAAAGGTCTTGCAGCAGCGCGACGACGGTCGGTGGATCTGGCGATGGGATCCGGCGTTCATAGCTTCCAACTTCGAGTTCCTGCAGGGCGACCCAGCAACTGGTGCCAAAGAATTCGGCGCCATAAGCGACCTTCTCATCGAAGGGGCCCGCCGCGTGCGAGCACCAACGCTTCTCATTCGCGGCGTTCACTCCGACGTGACGTCGCAGCAGTCGGTCGAGGAGTTCCTCGAAGTCGTACCGCACGCCGAGGCTGTCGACGTTTCGGGCACGGGCCACATGGTTGCGGGCGACGACAACGACGCCTTCACTTCGGCAGTCGCAGATTTTCTCGACCGCACGCTGAACGACTCGTCGGACTGA
- a CDS encoding PucR family transcriptional regulator has protein sequence MLDSSEVQDTPGHAVHHLFRDLGDLVRELPESIHGLLIEQVAELAADQQLKELLSDTVAANVDTWFSVVRHSIPFDRMESPTAALEHARRMAQREVPVNALLRAYRLGHQYGLNLIIAGLRSADLPPEEKLALIEHITRVSFRYIDWMSEQVLETYQTERAEWDERRRSLRAQAIRDILNGRDVDLTEASSAMRYFLGATHVALMVWLDRDAGADTDEFIAMERFMQHAVSATGAKQSVYFSIDRLVGCAWMTVHRPSDYLSQLRDFVRAQPDGPRLSVGEPLPGIEGFRRTYRQAEQARVVAVAADGSSRHRIVAARDPGVALASMLMTDDATLKEWIYDVLGPLAQNTASDQRLRDTLRVFLRAGSSFKAAANELQIHANTVKYRVNRALERRGRPIAAERLDVEVALLMCYWLGEVALNPTQALGRS, from the coding sequence GTGCTTGATTCATCCGAAGTTCAAGACACCCCCGGTCACGCGGTTCATCACCTATTCCGAGACCTCGGCGACCTCGTCAGAGAATTGCCCGAGTCCATACATGGCCTTCTGATTGAGCAAGTTGCCGAACTCGCTGCCGATCAACAGCTCAAAGAGCTACTGAGTGACACCGTCGCCGCGAACGTAGACACTTGGTTCTCCGTCGTCCGTCACTCGATCCCGTTCGACCGCATGGAGTCACCGACGGCCGCCCTTGAACACGCCCGGAGGATGGCGCAACGCGAGGTACCCGTCAACGCGCTGCTGCGGGCATACAGGCTCGGGCACCAGTATGGATTGAACCTCATCATCGCTGGCCTTCGGAGCGCGGACCTACCGCCCGAGGAGAAATTGGCGCTCATTGAACACATCACCCGTGTGTCTTTCCGCTACATCGACTGGATGTCTGAGCAGGTCTTGGAGACATATCAGACTGAACGCGCGGAGTGGGACGAGCGCCGACGAAGTTTGCGTGCACAAGCCATTCGAGACATCCTCAACGGACGCGACGTAGACCTGACCGAAGCGTCGTCGGCTATGAGGTACTTCTTGGGCGCAACGCATGTGGCTCTCATGGTATGGCTCGACCGAGATGCGGGCGCCGACACCGACGAGTTCATCGCCATGGAGCGCTTCATGCAACACGCGGTCTCCGCCACTGGAGCGAAGCAATCGGTCTACTTCTCCATCGACCGCCTCGTCGGATGCGCATGGATGACGGTTCACCGCCCGTCGGACTATTTATCGCAGCTGCGCGACTTCGTCCGGGCTCAACCTGACGGCCCAAGACTTTCCGTCGGTGAACCACTTCCGGGGATTGAAGGCTTCCGCCGCACCTACCGACAGGCTGAGCAGGCCCGTGTGGTCGCGGTGGCAGCCGACGGCTCCTCACGGCACCGGATCGTCGCTGCACGAGATCCCGGTGTGGCCCTGGCCTCGATGCTGATGACCGATGACGCGACTCTGAAGGAATGGATTTACGATGTGCTGGGCCCGTTGGCTCAGAACACTGCATCGGACCAGCGTCTACGAGACACGTTGAGGGTGTTCTTGCGTGCCGGTTCCAGCTTCAAAGCCGCCGCCAACGAATTGCAGATACACGCCAATACCGTCAAGTATCGCGTAAATCGAGCACTCGAGCGCCGCGGTCGCCCGATCGCCGCGGAACGATTAGACGTCGAGGTCGCCCTACTGATGTGCTATTGGCTCGGCGAAGTAGCACTGAACCCAACACAAGCCTTGGGGCGGTCCTAG